One region of Eupeodes corollae chromosome 1, idEupCoro1.1, whole genome shotgun sequence genomic DNA includes:
- the LOC129953779 gene encoding juvenile hormone esterase isoform X1: MRLTVFRGIFACILIVAVIVLTISLINRFCYSSNKNERKLDESHQELIESIIEFPDLEEESTAWKTLTAHPNSIVQMLPARAMDVVHEVVRSLRKESQIIVTTTQGKLRGRFQRFRSGERGGYFSFKGIRYGLPPIGNARFRAALPEKPWTGIRDALREGNSCPHKNMILDTFKGNEDCLFLNVFTTKLPKGDSNPKLPVMVWLHGGGFSFGSGNTFLYGPDFLVAEDVILVTLNYRLGPLGFLANGPDAPGNSGLKDQVLALKWVRDNIEAFGGDPNLVTIFGESAGAASVQFLLLSPLANGLFHRAISESGSALNPWSMAYNTSERALRLAEATGYTGSEDANEVLAHLRKVPAMKLVEAAPLTLNDNDFRNNIGLPFVPSVEGFWNSPSIDGNNVTFLEEPFFTENPDDLYHRGRFNNVPYMLGYNTHEAMLFIRRLRKNPNLLEIIDRDFVRLVPKTLNVSSFSDEAQQVSSEMREFYLGSLAVGAESIDQMIYLLTDLMFLQGIAKSARSHAMHGTAPVYLYRFAFDGALGLYKRMLGISRPGVCHGDEIGYLFKFGFFNLSLDPSSIEIIVKNRMVKMWTNFAKYGNPTPADANDTLLLSTWEPIDKENVLQDLKYLDITSTLEMRSNPESERLSFWDKMYTHYNGHVM; encoded by the exons ATGAGGCTGACAGTATTTCGAGGCATTTTTGCATGCATTCTAATAGTGGCagttattgttttgacgatttCGCTCATAAATCGTTTTTGttattcttcaaataaaaacgaGAGAAAGTTAGATGAATCACATCAGGAATTAATAGAATCAATCATTGAATTTCCTGATTTGGAAGAG GAATCAACAGCATGGAAAACATTAACAGCACATCCAAACTCAATTGTCCAAATGTTGCCGGCACGAGCAATGGATGTTGTTCATGAAGTCGTTCGATCTTTAAGA AAAGAATCACAAATAATCGTCACAACGACACAGGGTAAACTTCGTGGTAGGTTCCAACGATTTCGATCTGGGGAACGTGGTGGTTACTTCAGCTTTAAGGGCATTCGTTATGGATTGCCTCCAATCGGAAATGCACG TTTTCGAGCTGCATTACCAGAGAAACCATGGACTGGTATTCGAGATGCACTGCGCGAGGGAAACAGTTGCCCtcataaaaatatgattttagaCACATTCAAGGGTAACGAGGACTGTTTGTTCCTCAATGTGTTCACTACAAAGCTTCCTAAAGGAGACAg CAATCCAAAGCTTCCGGTAATGGTCTGGCTTCATGGCGGAGGATTTTCTTTCGGTTCAGGAAATACTTTCCTTTATGGACCTGATTTTCTGGTTGCTGAAGATGTTATATTAGTCACTCTCAACTATCGGTTAGGACCTTTAGGCTTTTTAGCCAATGGTCCCGATGCTCCTGGAAACTCTGGCTTGAAG GATCAAGTTTTAGCTTTGAAATGGGTTCGTGATAATATCGAAGCTTTCGGTGGAGATCCGAATTTGGTCACAATATTTGGTGAGTCAGCTGGAGCAGCTTCAGTACAATTCCTTTTGCTATCACCCCTTGCCAACGGTCTTTTCCATCGAGCGATCTCTGAAAGTGGATCGGCACTTAATCCCTGGTCAATGGCTTACAACACATCCGAGCGAGCCTTACGATTGGCTGAAGCTACTGGTTACACCGGTAGTGAAGATGCGAATGAAGTTCTTGCTCATCTAAGAAAAGTTCCAGCTATGAAACTTGTCGAGGCGGCACCACTTACACTCAACGACAATGACTTTCGTAATAACATTGGTCTCCCTTTTGTGCCGAGTGTTGAAGGCTTCTGGAATAGTCCCAGTATTGATGGCAATAACGTAACTTTCTTGGAGGAACCGTTCTTCACAGAAAATCCTGATGATCTATACCACAGAGGTCGTTTCAATAATGTTCCCTATATGCTTGGCTACAATACCCACGAAGCAATGCTTTTCATTCGAA gaCTACGCAAAAATCCCAACCTCTTGGAGATCATTGATCGTGATTTTGTGAGACTTGTGCCAAAAACTCTAAACGTATCAAGTTTTTCCGATGAAGCTCAACAAGTTTCCTCAGAAATGAGAGAATTCTATTTGGGATCTTTGGCAGTGGGTGCTGAATCTATTGATCAAATGATATAT CTCCTAACTGATTTGATGTTTTTGCAAGGAATAGCCAAATCAGCAAGAAGCCATGCAATGCATGGAACAGCTCCTGTCTATTTGTATAGATTTGCTTTCGATGGTGCGCTGGGTTTGTACAAAAGAATGTTGGGAATATCTCGTCCAGGAGTTTGTCACGGAGACGAAATTGGTTACTTGTTCAAATTTGGATTCTTCAATCTTAGTCTCGATCCATCGTCAATTGAGATtattgtgaaaaatcgaatggtCAAAATGTGGACGAATTTCGCTAAATATGG TAATCCTACACCTGCCGATGCCAATGACACTCTACTTCTTTCAACATGGGAACCTATCGACAAGGAAAATGTCCTACAAGATCTCAAATACCTAGACATAACTTCAACGCTTGAAATGCGATCCAATCCCGAATCGGAACGCCTCTCATTCTGGGATAAAATGTACACGCACTATAACGGTCATGTTATGTAA
- the LOC129953781 gene encoding DNA-directed RNA polymerase III subunit RPC3, which yields MSINYGHLSSVIIKQCFGVTVQKVTDCLFDAISRSLLNIVKSTKLTRREVTNALAVLIKFQLVTFKPSNLNPTIAEYSIRRDEILYILRYSRYVHLAQTKYGTIGASIVEELLQSGSQTASHVILRCFSNTDNKDKLETYRDSLITMIGDNYLIKLPLLQQQEGEPDLIPKLHIEPYDVFIPPEIDLAAIQQLHSGQTVPLKDAGIFWQVNFARFHQDFRDTIMVSAIERKHGTSAGECFKYILKQMYERTDPWQKQSSNPFTFVEIKQAIEKKSNNLELMKYLDQYVMLIADDSLGFIRRIGEMGGGQYIVEMEHAFQELALACIENVITERFGSKASRIFRVIKMKKFIEQEEIQKEAMIPAKEAKLLAYNLFQEQFTQIKTIRKAGGGGTGPAKAFYLFHVKHKQVVKMLLDICFKALFNAITRSNYEKTENKRLIEKSQKLDSIVETMKERGESEEYIAEILETLTPPEREILEKVKARIKTLSNAELALDDTIFLLQMYLFHSSVLKYTTTKTK from the exons ATGTCAATAAATTATGGCCACTTAAGTTCTGTTATAATCAAACAATGTTTCGGTGTTACCGTGCAAAAAGTCACCGACTGTTTATTCGATGCAATCTCACGGAGTCTATTGAACATCGTCAAATCAACTAAATTAACACGAAGagag GTAACAAATGCTTTAGCAgttcttataaaatttcaattggtCACATTCAAACCATCGAATCTAAATCCAACGATTGCAGAGTACTCCATAAGGCGCGATGAAATTCTTTATATTCTACGATATTCAAG ATACGTCCACTTGGCTCAAACCAAATACGGAACGATTGGAGCATCCATAGTTGAGGAACTACTACAATCTGGCAGCCAGACCGCATCCCATGTCATTCTGCGATGCTTCTCAAACACCGACAACAAGGATAAGCTTGAAACTTATCGTGATTCACTCATCACCATGATCGGTGATAACTATTTGATTAAATTACCGCTCCTGCAGCAGCAAGAAGGGGAGCCCGACTTGATTCCCAAACTACACATCGAGCCTTACGATGTCTTTATTCCTCCAGAAATAGACTTGGCAGCAATTCAGCAACTTCACTCGGGTCAAACAGTTCCACTCAAAGATGCtggaattttttggcaggtAAACTTTGCACGGTTTCATCAAGACTTCAGAGATACGATTATGGTATCGGCGATAGAACGCAAGCACGGCACCAGTGCTGGTGAATGTTTCAAATACATCTTAAAACAGATGTACGAAAGAACTGATCCATggcaaaag CAATCATCGAATCCTTTTACGTTTGTGGAAATAAAGCAAGCAATAGAGAAGAAGTCGAACAACTTGGAGCTCATGAAGTATCTTGATCAATACGTGATGTTGATAG cCGATGACAGTTTAGGTTTTATAAGAAGAATCGGTGAAATGGGCGGAGGACAGTACATTGTGGAGATGGAGCATGCATTTCAAGAGCTTGCTCTGGCCTGTATTGAAAATGTCATTACCGAACGATTCGGTTCGAAGGCGTCGAGAATTTTCCGAgtgataaaaatgaagaaattcaTTGAacaagaagaaatacaaaaagaagCCATGATCCCAGCCAAAGAAGCCAAGCTTCTAGCCTATAATCTCTTCCAGGAACAATTTACCCAAATTAAAACTATTCGCAAGGCGGGAGGTGGTGGAACTGGACCAGCTAaggctttttatttgtttcatgtCAAACATAAACAG GTTGTTAAAATGCTTCTTGATATTTGTTTCAAAGCTTTGTTCAATGCGATAACTCGATCgaattatgaaaaaactgagAACAAGAGACTTATAGAAAAGTCACAAAAGTTGGATAGCATCGTTGAAACTATGAAAGAACGAGGAGAATCGGAGGAGTATATTGCGGAG ATCTTGGAAACCCTAACACCCCCAGAAAGAGAAATTCTCGAAAAAGTTAAAGCTCGTATAAAAACGCTCTCCAACGCAGAACTCGCACTTGACGACACAATATTCTTACTCCAAATGTATCTATTTCATTCATCTGTTCTAAAATACACAACAACAAAGACgaaataa
- the LOC129953779 gene encoding juvenile hormone esterase isoform X2, protein MSKVTMLVLKVLLTILGVLIVRSNCFAIAPSTLGGAVARAGKISNSLKESTAWKTLTAHPNSIVQMLPARAMDVVHEVVRSLRKESQIIVTTTQGKLRGRFQRFRSGERGGYFSFKGIRYGLPPIGNARFRAALPEKPWTGIRDALREGNSCPHKNMILDTFKGNEDCLFLNVFTTKLPKGDSNPKLPVMVWLHGGGFSFGSGNTFLYGPDFLVAEDVILVTLNYRLGPLGFLANGPDAPGNSGLKDQVLALKWVRDNIEAFGGDPNLVTIFGESAGAASVQFLLLSPLANGLFHRAISESGSALNPWSMAYNTSERALRLAEATGYTGSEDANEVLAHLRKVPAMKLVEAAPLTLNDNDFRNNIGLPFVPSVEGFWNSPSIDGNNVTFLEEPFFTENPDDLYHRGRFNNVPYMLGYNTHEAMLFIRRLRKNPNLLEIIDRDFVRLVPKTLNVSSFSDEAQQVSSEMREFYLGSLAVGAESIDQMIYLLTDLMFLQGIAKSARSHAMHGTAPVYLYRFAFDGALGLYKRMLGISRPGVCHGDEIGYLFKFGFFNLSLDPSSIEIIVKNRMVKMWTNFAKYGNPTPADANDTLLLSTWEPIDKENVLQDLKYLDITSTLEMRSNPESERLSFWDKMYTHYNGHVM, encoded by the exons atgtcaaaagtgactaTGCTAGTGCTTAAAGTATTGTTAACAATTCTCGGAGTGTTAATTGTAAGAAGTAATTGTTTTGCTATTGCACCGTCAACATTGGGTGGGGCCGTTGCTCGAGCCGGAAAGATctcaaattctttaaaa GAATCAACAGCATGGAAAACATTAACAGCACATCCAAACTCAATTGTCCAAATGTTGCCGGCACGAGCAATGGATGTTGTTCATGAAGTCGTTCGATCTTTAAGA AAAGAATCACAAATAATCGTCACAACGACACAGGGTAAACTTCGTGGTAGGTTCCAACGATTTCGATCTGGGGAACGTGGTGGTTACTTCAGCTTTAAGGGCATTCGTTATGGATTGCCTCCAATCGGAAATGCACG TTTTCGAGCTGCATTACCAGAGAAACCATGGACTGGTATTCGAGATGCACTGCGCGAGGGAAACAGTTGCCCtcataaaaatatgattttagaCACATTCAAGGGTAACGAGGACTGTTTGTTCCTCAATGTGTTCACTACAAAGCTTCCTAAAGGAGACAg CAATCCAAAGCTTCCGGTAATGGTCTGGCTTCATGGCGGAGGATTTTCTTTCGGTTCAGGAAATACTTTCCTTTATGGACCTGATTTTCTGGTTGCTGAAGATGTTATATTAGTCACTCTCAACTATCGGTTAGGACCTTTAGGCTTTTTAGCCAATGGTCCCGATGCTCCTGGAAACTCTGGCTTGAAG GATCAAGTTTTAGCTTTGAAATGGGTTCGTGATAATATCGAAGCTTTCGGTGGAGATCCGAATTTGGTCACAATATTTGGTGAGTCAGCTGGAGCAGCTTCAGTACAATTCCTTTTGCTATCACCCCTTGCCAACGGTCTTTTCCATCGAGCGATCTCTGAAAGTGGATCGGCACTTAATCCCTGGTCAATGGCTTACAACACATCCGAGCGAGCCTTACGATTGGCTGAAGCTACTGGTTACACCGGTAGTGAAGATGCGAATGAAGTTCTTGCTCATCTAAGAAAAGTTCCAGCTATGAAACTTGTCGAGGCGGCACCACTTACACTCAACGACAATGACTTTCGTAATAACATTGGTCTCCCTTTTGTGCCGAGTGTTGAAGGCTTCTGGAATAGTCCCAGTATTGATGGCAATAACGTAACTTTCTTGGAGGAACCGTTCTTCACAGAAAATCCTGATGATCTATACCACAGAGGTCGTTTCAATAATGTTCCCTATATGCTTGGCTACAATACCCACGAAGCAATGCTTTTCATTCGAA gaCTACGCAAAAATCCCAACCTCTTGGAGATCATTGATCGTGATTTTGTGAGACTTGTGCCAAAAACTCTAAACGTATCAAGTTTTTCCGATGAAGCTCAACAAGTTTCCTCAGAAATGAGAGAATTCTATTTGGGATCTTTGGCAGTGGGTGCTGAATCTATTGATCAAATGATATAT CTCCTAACTGATTTGATGTTTTTGCAAGGAATAGCCAAATCAGCAAGAAGCCATGCAATGCATGGAACAGCTCCTGTCTATTTGTATAGATTTGCTTTCGATGGTGCGCTGGGTTTGTACAAAAGAATGTTGGGAATATCTCGTCCAGGAGTTTGTCACGGAGACGAAATTGGTTACTTGTTCAAATTTGGATTCTTCAATCTTAGTCTCGATCCATCGTCAATTGAGATtattgtgaaaaatcgaatggtCAAAATGTGGACGAATTTCGCTAAATATGG TAATCCTACACCTGCCGATGCCAATGACACTCTACTTCTTTCAACATGGGAACCTATCGACAAGGAAAATGTCCTACAAGATCTCAAATACCTAGACATAACTTCAACGCTTGAAATGCGATCCAATCCCGAATCGGAACGCCTCTCATTCTGGGATAAAATGTACACGCACTATAACGGTCATGTTATGTAA